The genomic DNA AGCTACAACAGGATCAGGAGCGACCTGGTCGCCAACGCGGAGATAGACATCAAGGGCCGGGGGACTATCTCCCGCCTGCAGAGGCCCGGCATACTGACCCAGATCATGCAGGCCCTGTTCTAAGGGGGCGAGAGGGGATATGAGGATTCGACGCATCGCGACGACGACCCTCCTGCTGATGTTGCTGGCCTCTTGCTCCTTGGCCGCGAGCCACCCGGACGTCCGGATAAAGGACCTCGCCGACGTGGAGGGGGTCCGGTCCAACCAGCTCGTCGGGCTCGGCCTTGTTATGGGGTTGCAGGGGACAGGGGACAGAAGCGCGATGGCCGTGCAGATGATCCGGAACATGATGGGGCAGTTTGGCATAACCGTCGGCGACAAGGCGGTGCGCAGCAGGAACGTCGCGGTGGTCACCCTGACCGCGGAGCTCCCCGCCTTCGCCCGTCCGGGGCAGACGATAGACGTCACTGCCAGCGCGATGGGAGACGCGAAGAGCCTGCAGGGCGGCACACTGCTGCAGACGCCGTTGAAGGCGGCGGACGGCAACATCTACGCCGTGGCGCAGGGACCCCTGCTGGTGGGCGGATTCGTCGCGGAGGGCGCCGGCGGGGCGATGACGAAGAACATCGTCACGGTCGGCAGGATCC from Synergistaceae bacterium includes the following:
- a CDS encoding flagellar basal body L-ring protein FlgH produces the protein SYNRIRSDLVANAEIDIKGRGTISRLQRPGILTQIMQALF